Proteins from a single region of Thunnus maccoyii chromosome 23, fThuMac1.1, whole genome shotgun sequence:
- the ptprz1b gene encoding receptor-type tyrosine-protein phosphatase zeta isoform X2 encodes METAVFRTDIFFSQLLLFSQIVVAAEPLVRGLRKLPEDIDWSYSGALNQRNWGKKYPSCNSARQSPVDIDETFTQVRLQYQNLQLEGWDKLTAESTTIHNNGKTVAINVDGEFFVSGGGLSSRFRVGRITFHWGRCNATSDGSEHSLNGMKYPLEMQIYCHDPDDFQSLDEAIRQGGRIAVLAVLFEVSLEDNENFIPVIEAVNTVSRFGKSGSMEAFTLRSLLPNNTDKYYIYNGSLTAPPCSEMVEWVVFKHTVAISETQIEVFCEVMTMEQAGYVMLTDYLQNNFREQQQQFMGQVFASYTGVEDVLTPTCSLEPENVQADAQNDTTIVVTWERPRVVYDTTIDWYTVTYQRLQGRDQIKQEYRTDGDQDVGAIIPSLLANSSYVVQVVAVCTNGLRGRWSDQIIVDMPLEDPESDSDPDTVSQDSEGNREVSSKGRWEKPENQNQVDLSPEGHSPVEETPVEQTRVYQNHPTHHTQPRDQTQTNQNLPVQFSTRSTPKTPSESAVLQKTRLNQNMKDKPDRSGSNANIMDENHIDEDQGIATQRPFTNAGFDGNSAIWVTEVTEQPGFLFPVARTTTLPTIRRQITEEASLSVLSHQSGDHGQPDQSGLPSPQSDLYTPPVEDIQVTDIFYEDTDNSSPQETLTSSPTVSAGTLPGNQMDKDTMLSSEDSDTPVNKSPTETVTSVSSTPASPLWITERTATASNTLADSVYKSFTSSSLLRVLMHTTQPMFNEGSNSSHESRVGLVGGVEREKRTVIPLAVVSTLTILCLLVLVGILIYWRNCFQTANFYPDDNTSPKVISAPSTPLLLATDGHEPLTVKQFVKHVMELHSTNTFSKEFEIVKESYEEVQACTVDMGITADSSSHPDNKSKNRYINILAYDHSRVKLSNSLDRDGKCGDYINANFVDGYERTRAYIAAQGPLRAGREDFWRMIWQQNVGVIVMITNLKEKGRTKCDQYWPEENQEEYGPYQVTLKSSKTLAYYTLRTFTIRDTANKASQRRVEHTVLHYHYTQWPDMGVPEYTLPVLSFIRTSSRARTQEMGPVLVHCSAGVGRTGTYIVIDSMLQQIQDQGMVNVLGFLKHVRTQRNFLVQTEEQYVFIHDALVEAILSRDTSVTSDHLHTYVSDLLTPGASGRTRMDKQFKLISQRQAKHADYSTALRDGNAERNRARALMPVERSRVCLTASDTNSTGYINASYVLGHHHSKEFIVSQTPLSSTVADFWRMIWEHNTHTVVRLPDTHSQSGEAESCVYWPSKDQPMSFEGFTVSYSREEHVSLSNEERLLVQDFTVESSQNNYVLEVRQYSAPCWPNPDSPISNSFDLVNTVREHSRCTDAPTVVHDPLGGAISGLFCALTTLSSQLEEEGVVDVYQVARMTNLMRPGVFNDIEQYQYLYRAVLSLVSSQEDQRALQSPETNGSVPLGQTNIAESLESLM; translated from the exons tggcCATCAATGTGGATGGAGAGTTCTTTGTGAGTGGAGGAGGCCTGAGCTCCAGGTTTCGTGTTGGTAGAATCACTTTCCACTGGGGGCGTTGCAATGCAACTTCAGACGGGTCTGAACACAGCCTGAACGGGATGAAATACCCTcttgag ATGCAGATCTACTGTCATGATCCAGATGACTTCCAAAGTCTTGATGAAGCCAtcaggcagggagggaggatCGCTGTGTTGGCTGTGCTCTTCGAG GTCAGCCTGGAAGACAATGAGAACTTCATTCCTGTTATAGAGGCCGTCAACACTGTCAGCAGGTTTG gtAAGAGCGGGTCGATGGAAGCTTTCACCCTGCGGTCCCTGCTGCCCAATAACACAGATAAATACTACATCTACAACGGCTCACTGACTGCCCCTCCCTGCTCAGAGATGGTAGAATGGGTCGTCTTTAAGCACACTGTAGCCATATCGGAAACACAG ATTGAGGTGTTTTGTGAGGTGATGACCATGGAGCAGGCTGGATATGTGATGTTGACCGATTACCTGCAGAACAACTtcagggagcagcagcagcagttcatGGGTCAGGTGTTTGCCTCGTACACCGGAGTGGAGGACGTGCTCACGCCCA CCTGCAGCTTGGAGCCAGAAAACGTTCAGGCTGATGCCCAGAACGACACAACCATCGTGGTGACGTGGGAACGTCCCCGCGTGGTTTACGACACGACCATCGACTGGTACACCGTCACTTACCAGAGGCTGCAGGGCCGAGACCAGATCAAGCAGGAGTACAGGACCGATGGGGACCAGGACGTG GGAGCCATCATCCCCAGCCTGCTGGCCAACAGTAGCTACGTGGTTCAGGTGGTGGCTGTTTGTACCAACGGACTCAGAGGACGATGGAGCGACCAGATTATAGTGGACATGCCGTTAGAAGACCCCG AAAGCGATTCAGATCCTGACACTGTTTCTCAAGACTCGGAGGGCAACAGGGAG GTCTCATCTAAAGGCAGATGGGAGAAGCCAGAGAACCAGAATCAGGTGGATTTGTCTCCCGAGGGCCACAGCCCAGTGGAAGAGACCCCAGTGGAGCAGACCCGAGTTTACCAGAACCACCCCACACACCATACCCAGCCCAGAGACCAAACCCAAACAAACCAGAACCTCCCAGTCCAGTTCAGCACGCGTTCAACCCCAAAGACTCCCTCCGAGTCTGCCGTTCTACAGAAAACCCGACTCAACCAGAACATGAAAGACAAACCGGACCGAAGCGGGTCTAATGCCAATATTATGGACGAAAACCATATTGACGAGGACCAGGGGATCGCAACACAGCGGCCGTTTACTAATGCAGGTTTTGACGGCAACAGTGCAATCTGGGTGACTGAGGTGACTGAGCAGCCAGGCTTTCTGTTTCCAGTTGCTCGGACCACCACCCTACCGACGATCCGCCGTCAAATCACAGAAGAGGCATCGTTGTCAGTGTTATCACATCAG TCAGGGGATCATGGTCAACCAGATCAAAGTGGCCTCCCTTCTCCCCAGTCGGATCTCTACACCCCTCCTGTGGAAGACATCCAAGTCACAGATATCTTCTATGAAGACACAGACAACAGCTCTCCACAGGAAACCCTCACCTCCTCTCCAACAGTGTCTGCTGGTACTCTGCCAG GTAATCAAATGGACAAAGACACCATGCTGTCCTCTGAAGACAGTGACACCCCTGTGAACAAATCTCCCACAGAAACCGTCACCTCAGTTTCCTCCACTCCCGCCTCCCCTCTGTGGATCACAGAAAGGACGGCAACAGCTAGCAACACCCTCGCTGATTCAGTCTACAAATcattcacctcctcctctctcctcagggTGCTGATGCATACGACCCAGCCCATGTTCAACG aGGGCAGCAACAGCAGCCACGAGTCTCGTGTCGGGCTGGTCGGGGGtgtggagagggagaagaggacaGTCATTCCTCTGGCTGTTGTCTCCACTCTCACCATCCTCTGTCTGCTGGTACTGGTGGGCATCCTCATCTACTGGag AAACTGTTTCCAGACAGCTAATTTCTACCCAGATGACAACACATCACCTAAAGTCATATCTGCTCCATCTACACCTCTGCTGCTGgccacag ATGGTCATGAGCCGCTGACAGTGAAGCAGTTTGTGAAGCATGTCATGGAGCTCCACTCCACCAACACCTTCTCCAAGGAGTTTGAG ATTGTCAAAGAATCCTATGAG gAGGTGCAGGCGTGCACAGTGGACATGGGCATCACTGCCGACAGTTCCTCTCACCCCGACAACAAAAGCAAGAACAGATACATCAACATACTGGCCT ATGATCACAGTAGAGTGAAGCTCTCCAACAGTTTGGACAGAGATGGCAAATGTGGGGACTATATCAACGCTAATTTTGTCgat ggtTATGAGCGAACAAGGGCGTACATCGCAGCTCAGGGGCCTCTCAGAGCAGGCAGGGAAGACTTCTGGAGAATGATCTGGCAGCAGAACGTTGGAGTAATCGTCATGATCACCAACCTCAAGGAGAAAGGACGG ACAAAATGTGATCAGTACTGGCCGGAGGAGAACCAGGAGGAATACGGTCCATACCAGGTGACCCTGAAAAGCAGCAAGACCCTCGCTTACTACACACTGCGGACGTTCACCATCAGAGATACCGCAAATAAg GCGTCTCAGAGGAGAGTCGAACACACAGTCCTGCATTACCACTACACCCAGTGGCCAGACATGGGCGTCCCAGAATACACTCTGCCTGTCCTGTCCTTCATCAGAACATCCTCTCGGGCCCGGACACAGGAGATGGGACCCGTCCTGGTACACTGCAg tgctGGTGTGGGAAGAACAGGAACCTACATAGTGATAGACAGCATGCTGCAGCAGATCCAGGATCAGGGGATGGTGAATGTTCTTGGTTTCCTGAAACATGTGCGGACTCAGAGGAACTTCCTGGTTCAGACGGAG GAGCAGTACGTTTTCATCCATGATGCTCTGGTGGAAGCCATCTTGAGTCGTGACACCTCTGTGACGTCTGACCACCTCCACACTTATGTGTCTGACCTCCTGACCCCTGGGGCATCAGGCAGGACACGCATGGACAAACAGTTCAAG tTGATCAGTCAGCGTCAAGCGAAGCACGCAGATTACAGCACTGCTCTGAGAGACGGCAACGCTGAGAGGAACAGAGCCAGAGCTCTGATGCCTG TGGAGAGATCAAGAGTCTGTCTGACCGCTTCAGACACAAACTCCACCGGCTACATCAACGCCTCCTACGTCCTG GGACATCACCACAGTAAGGAGTTCATAGTGAGCCAGACTCCTCTGAGCAGCACGGTGGCAGACTTCTGGAGAATGATCTGggagcacaacacacacactgttgtccGTCTGCctgacacacacagtcag AGTGGAGAGGCGGAGTCTTGTGTGTACTGGCCCAGTAAAGACCAGCCAATGAGCTTTGAGGGTTTTACTGTGTCATACTCGCGGGAGGAACATGTATCTCTGTCTAATGAGGAGAGACTTTTGGTGCAGGACTTTACAGTGGAGTCGTCACAG AACAATTATGTGTTGGAGGTGCGTCAGTacagcgccccctgctggcccAACCCGGACAGCCCCATCAGCAACAGTTTTGATCTGGTCAACACAGTCAGAGAGCACAGCAGATGCACAGATGCACCTACAGTCGTGCATGACCC gttggGAGGTGCTATATCCGGGCTGTTCTGTGCTCTCACCACCCTGTCCAGCCAGCTAGAGGAGGAGGGAGTAGTAGATGTCTACCAGGTGGCACGAATGACCAACCTCATGAGGCCTGGTGTATTTAATGATATA GAGCAGTACCAGTATCTGTATCGAGCTGTGCTGAGTCTGGTGAGCAGCCAGGAAGACCAGAGAGCCTTGCAGAGTCCAGAAACCAACGGATCCGTACCACTTGGTCAGACCAACATCGCTGAGAGCCTGGAGTCACTCATGTAg
- the ptprz1b gene encoding receptor-type tyrosine-protein phosphatase zeta isoform X1, with amino-acid sequence METAVFRTDIFFSQLLLFSQIVVAAEPLVRGLRKLPEDIDWSYSGALNQRNWGKKYPSCNSARQSPVDIDETFTQVRLQYQNLQLEGWDKLTAESTTIHNNGKTVAINVDGEFFVSGGGLSSRFRVGRITFHWGRCNATSDGSEHSLNGMKYPLEMQIYCHDPDDFQSLDEAIRQGGRIAVLAVLFEVSLEDNENFIPVIEAVNTVSRFGKSGSMEAFTLRSLLPNNTDKYYIYNGSLTAPPCSEMVEWVVFKHTVAISETQIEVFCEVMTMEQAGYVMLTDYLQNNFREQQQQFMGQVFASYTGVEDVLTPTCSLEPENVQADAQNDTTIVVTWERPRVVYDTTIDWYTVTYQRLQGRDQIKQEYRTDGDQDVGAIIPSLLANSSYVVQVVAVCTNGLRGRWSDQIIVDMPLEDPESDSDPDTVSQDSEGNREVSSKGRWEKPENQNQVDLSPEGHSPVEETPVEQTRVYQNHPTHHTQPRDQTQTNQNLPVQFSTRSTPKTPSESAVLQKTRLNQNMKDKPDRSGSNANIMDENHIDEDQGIATQRPFTNAGFDGNSAIWVTEVTEQPGFLFPVARTTTLPTIRRQITEEASLSVLSHQSGDHGQPDQSGLPSPQSDLYTPPVEDIQVTDIFYEDTDNSSPQETLTSSPTVSAGTLPGNQMDKDTMLSSEDSDTPVNKSPTETVTSVSSTPASPLWITERTATASNTLADSVYKSFTSSSLLRVLMHTTQPMFNVHKPTSKFKESTISQSSGLTDILPGGVIVNPANPAVSITDGGFSADSFSVTPPSLNPFNEYTSILHPSPPSLPGDKRSAIIFHHNEKPSEEHSIVSEISTTLGSKAHLSAAYSLSLSPDYDSSTINSSKTNTVKGNTRNTSLTQADGRIHDGLNILARPHNEEEARTDRQKGDHIYTSVTSYSDSKGLTLSRLSKSEETNTDDSGSGSGFYSNRLNQELDGGATVKTNFSTTSSTVIFKADDLGKKSRSIGIEMTIDGRGTKREIKEKEHELSGQEEEITGEGKWRKVEGESDEQARQLNSTASHNMLQEKERETKGETVVGNTVYTETGSGTEIKSETDSSWPEDVSGSGESGGDGREDGKGSNDLQLFDSMGNGKGKKGSDGKEDIKGAGEKESVDRGDERSDNNEEVESGRRDGLQPPVSVDTPTTEFPPFGSGKDNGDDGGDGHNEEDHNTSLDSGVVGVDSTFEDDREGDGDVKQSGGLESEEYMEGGGRENRGVAGESLQEMSGVDGLLFNAGRSPMLGRLIPLLRLTDANKAVEEQMEEGSNSSHESRVGLVGGVEREKRTVIPLAVVSTLTILCLLVLVGILIYWRNCFQTANFYPDDNTSPKVISAPSTPLLLATDGHEPLTVKQFVKHVMELHSTNTFSKEFEIVKESYEEVQACTVDMGITADSSSHPDNKSKNRYINILAYDHSRVKLSNSLDRDGKCGDYINANFVDGYERTRAYIAAQGPLRAGREDFWRMIWQQNVGVIVMITNLKEKGRTKCDQYWPEENQEEYGPYQVTLKSSKTLAYYTLRTFTIRDTANKASQRRVEHTVLHYHYTQWPDMGVPEYTLPVLSFIRTSSRARTQEMGPVLVHCSAGVGRTGTYIVIDSMLQQIQDQGMVNVLGFLKHVRTQRNFLVQTEEQYVFIHDALVEAILSRDTSVTSDHLHTYVSDLLTPGASGRTRMDKQFKLISQRQAKHADYSTALRDGNAERNRARALMPVERSRVCLTASDTNSTGYINASYVLGHHHSKEFIVSQTPLSSTVADFWRMIWEHNTHTVVRLPDTHSQSGEAESCVYWPSKDQPMSFEGFTVSYSREEHVSLSNEERLLVQDFTVESSQNNYVLEVRQYSAPCWPNPDSPISNSFDLVNTVREHSRCTDAPTVVHDPLGGAISGLFCALTTLSSQLEEEGVVDVYQVARMTNLMRPGVFNDIEQYQYLYRAVLSLVSSQEDQRALQSPETNGSVPLGQTNIAESLESLM; translated from the exons tggcCATCAATGTGGATGGAGAGTTCTTTGTGAGTGGAGGAGGCCTGAGCTCCAGGTTTCGTGTTGGTAGAATCACTTTCCACTGGGGGCGTTGCAATGCAACTTCAGACGGGTCTGAACACAGCCTGAACGGGATGAAATACCCTcttgag ATGCAGATCTACTGTCATGATCCAGATGACTTCCAAAGTCTTGATGAAGCCAtcaggcagggagggaggatCGCTGTGTTGGCTGTGCTCTTCGAG GTCAGCCTGGAAGACAATGAGAACTTCATTCCTGTTATAGAGGCCGTCAACACTGTCAGCAGGTTTG gtAAGAGCGGGTCGATGGAAGCTTTCACCCTGCGGTCCCTGCTGCCCAATAACACAGATAAATACTACATCTACAACGGCTCACTGACTGCCCCTCCCTGCTCAGAGATGGTAGAATGGGTCGTCTTTAAGCACACTGTAGCCATATCGGAAACACAG ATTGAGGTGTTTTGTGAGGTGATGACCATGGAGCAGGCTGGATATGTGATGTTGACCGATTACCTGCAGAACAACTtcagggagcagcagcagcagttcatGGGTCAGGTGTTTGCCTCGTACACCGGAGTGGAGGACGTGCTCACGCCCA CCTGCAGCTTGGAGCCAGAAAACGTTCAGGCTGATGCCCAGAACGACACAACCATCGTGGTGACGTGGGAACGTCCCCGCGTGGTTTACGACACGACCATCGACTGGTACACCGTCACTTACCAGAGGCTGCAGGGCCGAGACCAGATCAAGCAGGAGTACAGGACCGATGGGGACCAGGACGTG GGAGCCATCATCCCCAGCCTGCTGGCCAACAGTAGCTACGTGGTTCAGGTGGTGGCTGTTTGTACCAACGGACTCAGAGGACGATGGAGCGACCAGATTATAGTGGACATGCCGTTAGAAGACCCCG AAAGCGATTCAGATCCTGACACTGTTTCTCAAGACTCGGAGGGCAACAGGGAG GTCTCATCTAAAGGCAGATGGGAGAAGCCAGAGAACCAGAATCAGGTGGATTTGTCTCCCGAGGGCCACAGCCCAGTGGAAGAGACCCCAGTGGAGCAGACCCGAGTTTACCAGAACCACCCCACACACCATACCCAGCCCAGAGACCAAACCCAAACAAACCAGAACCTCCCAGTCCAGTTCAGCACGCGTTCAACCCCAAAGACTCCCTCCGAGTCTGCCGTTCTACAGAAAACCCGACTCAACCAGAACATGAAAGACAAACCGGACCGAAGCGGGTCTAATGCCAATATTATGGACGAAAACCATATTGACGAGGACCAGGGGATCGCAACACAGCGGCCGTTTACTAATGCAGGTTTTGACGGCAACAGTGCAATCTGGGTGACTGAGGTGACTGAGCAGCCAGGCTTTCTGTTTCCAGTTGCTCGGACCACCACCCTACCGACGATCCGCCGTCAAATCACAGAAGAGGCATCGTTGTCAGTGTTATCACATCAG TCAGGGGATCATGGTCAACCAGATCAAAGTGGCCTCCCTTCTCCCCAGTCGGATCTCTACACCCCTCCTGTGGAAGACATCCAAGTCACAGATATCTTCTATGAAGACACAGACAACAGCTCTCCACAGGAAACCCTCACCTCCTCTCCAACAGTGTCTGCTGGTACTCTGCCAG GTAATCAAATGGACAAAGACACCATGCTGTCCTCTGAAGACAGTGACACCCCTGTGAACAAATCTCCCACAGAAACCGTCACCTCAGTTTCCTCCACTCCCGCCTCCCCTCTGTGGATCACAGAAAGGACGGCAACAGCTAGCAACACCCTCGCTGATTCAGTCTACAAATcattcacctcctcctctctcctcagggTGCTGATGCATACGACCCAGCCCATGTTCAACG TGCATAAACCCACGTCCAAGTTTAAGGAGTCAACTATTTCCCAGTCCTCTGGCTTAACAGATATCTTGCCTGGTGGAGTGATAGTCAACCCTGCAAACCCTGCAGTCTCTATCACAGATGGGGGATTCTCCGCAGATTCATTCAGTGTCACGCCTCCATCACTCAACCCTTTTAATGAATACACCAGCATTTTacatccttctcctccttccctccctggTGATAAGAGGAGTGCCATTATCTTTCATCATAATGAGAAGCCCTCTGAAGAGCACTCTATTGTCTCTGAGATCTCTACCACTTTGGGTTCAAAGGCTCACTTAAGTGCTGCatactctctttctctgtctcctgaTTATGACTCGAGTACGATCAactcatcaaaaacaaacactgtcaaaGGAAATACCCGAAATACTTCTCTTACTCAAGCTGACGGTAGGATTCACGATGGTTTGAACATCTTAGCACGTCCCCACAATGAAGAGGAGGCCAGAACAGATAGACAAAAAGGAGATCACATCTACACTTCAGTCACGTCTTACTCTGATTCTAAAGGTTTGACTTTGTCCCGTCTTTCTAAGTCAGAGGAAACCAACACAGATGACAGTGGATCAGGCTCTGGCTTTTATAGCAACAGGCTCAATCAGGAATTGGATGGAGGTGCTACAGTAAAGACTAACTTCTCTACTACAAGTTCAACTGTAATCTTCAAGGCAGATGATTTGGGGAAAAAGAGTAGATCAATAGGAATTGAAATGACTATAGATGGGAGAggaaccaaaagagaaataaaagagaaggAACATGAGCTAAGTGGTCAGGAAGAAGAAATAACAGGAGAAGGAAAGTGGAGAAAAGTAGAAGGTGAAAGTGATGAGCAAGCCAGACAGCTCAATAGCACAGCAAGTCATAACATGCtgcaagaaaaagagagagaaactaaaGGTGAGACTGTAGTAGGAAACACAGTATACACTGAGACTGGCAGTGGGACTGAAATCAAGTCTGAGACAGATTCTAGCTGGCCTGAGGACGTCAGTGGTTCTGGAGAGAGTGGTGGAGATGGAAGAGAAGATGGTAAAGGAAGCAATGATCTGCAACTCTTTGACAGTATGGGGAATGGAAAGGGAAAGAAAGGTAGTGATGGTAAAGAAGATATCAAAGGTGCAGGTGAAAAGGAAAGTGTTGACAGAGGTGATGAACGGTCAGACAACAATGAAGAAGTTGAATCTGGAAGAAGAGATGGTCTGCAGCCACCTGTAAGTGTAGACACACCTACAACAGAGTTCCCTCCGTTTGGCAGCGGCAAAGATAATGGCGACGATGGTGGTGATGGACATAATGAAGAGGATCACAACACAAGTCTTGACAGTGGAGTTGTCGGTGTTGACTCTACTTTCGAGGACGACAGGGAGGGAGACGGTGATGTTAAACAAAGTGGAGGTCTAGAGAGTGAGGAATACATGGAAGGAGGTGGCAGAGAGAATAGAGGTGTAGCTGGAGAGAGTTTGCAGGAGATGTCAGGTGTGGACGGGTTGTTGTTTAATGCTGGAAGGAGTCCAATGTTGGGTCGTCTCATTCCTCTGCTCAGACTGACAGACGCCAATAAAGCTGTGGAGGAACAAATGGAAG aGGGCAGCAACAGCAGCCACGAGTCTCGTGTCGGGCTGGTCGGGGGtgtggagagggagaagaggacaGTCATTCCTCTGGCTGTTGTCTCCACTCTCACCATCCTCTGTCTGCTGGTACTGGTGGGCATCCTCATCTACTGGag AAACTGTTTCCAGACAGCTAATTTCTACCCAGATGACAACACATCACCTAAAGTCATATCTGCTCCATCTACACCTCTGCTGCTGgccacag ATGGTCATGAGCCGCTGACAGTGAAGCAGTTTGTGAAGCATGTCATGGAGCTCCACTCCACCAACACCTTCTCCAAGGAGTTTGAG ATTGTCAAAGAATCCTATGAG gAGGTGCAGGCGTGCACAGTGGACATGGGCATCACTGCCGACAGTTCCTCTCACCCCGACAACAAAAGCAAGAACAGATACATCAACATACTGGCCT ATGATCACAGTAGAGTGAAGCTCTCCAACAGTTTGGACAGAGATGGCAAATGTGGGGACTATATCAACGCTAATTTTGTCgat ggtTATGAGCGAACAAGGGCGTACATCGCAGCTCAGGGGCCTCTCAGAGCAGGCAGGGAAGACTTCTGGAGAATGATCTGGCAGCAGAACGTTGGAGTAATCGTCATGATCACCAACCTCAAGGAGAAAGGACGG ACAAAATGTGATCAGTACTGGCCGGAGGAGAACCAGGAGGAATACGGTCCATACCAGGTGACCCTGAAAAGCAGCAAGACCCTCGCTTACTACACACTGCGGACGTTCACCATCAGAGATACCGCAAATAAg GCGTCTCAGAGGAGAGTCGAACACACAGTCCTGCATTACCACTACACCCAGTGGCCAGACATGGGCGTCCCAGAATACACTCTGCCTGTCCTGTCCTTCATCAGAACATCCTCTCGGGCCCGGACACAGGAGATGGGACCCGTCCTGGTACACTGCAg tgctGGTGTGGGAAGAACAGGAACCTACATAGTGATAGACAGCATGCTGCAGCAGATCCAGGATCAGGGGATGGTGAATGTTCTTGGTTTCCTGAAACATGTGCGGACTCAGAGGAACTTCCTGGTTCAGACGGAG GAGCAGTACGTTTTCATCCATGATGCTCTGGTGGAAGCCATCTTGAGTCGTGACACCTCTGTGACGTCTGACCACCTCCACACTTATGTGTCTGACCTCCTGACCCCTGGGGCATCAGGCAGGACACGCATGGACAAACAGTTCAAG tTGATCAGTCAGCGTCAAGCGAAGCACGCAGATTACAGCACTGCTCTGAGAGACGGCAACGCTGAGAGGAACAGAGCCAGAGCTCTGATGCCTG TGGAGAGATCAAGAGTCTGTCTGACCGCTTCAGACACAAACTCCACCGGCTACATCAACGCCTCCTACGTCCTG GGACATCACCACAGTAAGGAGTTCATAGTGAGCCAGACTCCTCTGAGCAGCACGGTGGCAGACTTCTGGAGAATGATCTGggagcacaacacacacactgttgtccGTCTGCctgacacacacagtcag AGTGGAGAGGCGGAGTCTTGTGTGTACTGGCCCAGTAAAGACCAGCCAATGAGCTTTGAGGGTTTTACTGTGTCATACTCGCGGGAGGAACATGTATCTCTGTCTAATGAGGAGAGACTTTTGGTGCAGGACTTTACAGTGGAGTCGTCACAG AACAATTATGTGTTGGAGGTGCGTCAGTacagcgccccctgctggcccAACCCGGACAGCCCCATCAGCAACAGTTTTGATCTGGTCAACACAGTCAGAGAGCACAGCAGATGCACAGATGCACCTACAGTCGTGCATGACCC gttggGAGGTGCTATATCCGGGCTGTTCTGTGCTCTCACCACCCTGTCCAGCCAGCTAGAGGAGGAGGGAGTAGTAGATGTCTACCAGGTGGCACGAATGACCAACCTCATGAGGCCTGGTGTATTTAATGATATA GAGCAGTACCAGTATCTGTATCGAGCTGTGCTGAGTCTGGTGAGCAGCCAGGAAGACCAGAGAGCCTTGCAGAGTCCAGAAACCAACGGATCCGTACCACTTGGTCAGACCAACATCGCTGAGAGCCTGGAGTCACTCATGTAg